Proteins encoded within one genomic window of Funiculus sociatus GB2-C1:
- a CDS encoding AbrB/MazE/SpoVT family DNA-binding domain-containing protein, producing the protein MHVIQIRRIGNSLGATLPKEVLQKLNVNEGDAIFLTETADGFQITAYDPDFEAAMQAFAETRKNYRNALRELAK; encoded by the coding sequence ATGCACGTCATCCAGATTCGACGGATTGGCAATTCTTTGGGAGCAACGTTACCTAAAGAAGTATTGCAGAAACTGAATGTCAACGAGGGAGATGCTATCTTTCTGACAGAAACGGCAGATGGTTTTCAAATAACTGCTTACGATCCTGATTTTGAAGCCGCGATGCAGGCTTTTGCCGAAACCCGCAAAAACTACCGTAATGCCCTTCGTGAATTAGCTAAATAG
- a CDS encoding glycosyltransferase, with the protein MKIVLHTYGSLGDLHPYIAIALELKARGHQAVIATAEFYRNKIAAAGLEFHPVRPDFPAEVEQQRELVRLIMDKQNGTEYVFRQAILPYVQETYADLMSAVRDADLLVTHPLSFAGTPVVEKTGIRWISSVLSPMSLLSAYDPPVVATFPSWLNLRILGPGVNGALIRLAKRRFSSWGEPLRQLRAQLGLSPLADPMFEGMNSPDLVLALFSEVFATPQPDWPKQTCVTGFTFYDRNGNTGLSPELASFLDAGDPPIVFTLGSSAVWVADEFYVESAKATLKLGHRAVLLVGKDKPYLPKELQSKDIAVFDYAPYSELFHRAAAIVHQGGVGTTAQVLRSGRPMLVVPFSNDQPDNAARITRLGVGRTIDRDRYTASRAAKELDHLLREPRYQAKAAEVGTKVQAENGVKVACDAIEAQLKKDKNPTFHRVSASPV; encoded by the coding sequence ATGAAGATTGTTCTACACACTTATGGTTCCCTAGGCGACCTGCATCCTTATATAGCGATCGCCCTAGAATTAAAGGCACGCGGGCATCAAGCAGTAATTGCCACAGCTGAGTTCTACCGTAACAAAATCGCAGCGGCTGGTCTTGAGTTCCACCCAGTCCGTCCCGATTTTCCCGCAGAAGTTGAACAGCAACGAGAACTTGTGCGTCTGATCATGGACAAGCAAAACGGCACAGAATACGTCTTTCGCCAAGCAATCTTACCCTATGTCCAAGAAACTTATGCGGATCTGATGTCGGCAGTGCGCGATGCAGACCTGTTGGTGACACACCCTCTGAGCTTCGCAGGAACGCCCGTTGTTGAGAAAACAGGAATTCGTTGGATTTCCAGCGTGTTGTCTCCGATGTCGTTGCTCTCCGCCTACGATCCGCCAGTGGTGGCGACTTTCCCCAGTTGGCTAAATCTACGCATACTTGGCCCTGGGGTCAATGGAGCGCTCATCCGCCTTGCCAAACGTCGTTTCAGTTCTTGGGGTGAACCCCTGCGACAGTTACGGGCGCAGCTTGGTTTATCTCCCCTTGCCGATCCTATGTTTGAAGGGATGAACTCCCCCGACTTAGTGCTGGCTTTGTTCTCAGAAGTTTTCGCCACTCCCCAACCCGACTGGCCAAAACAGACTTGTGTCACCGGATTTACTTTCTACGATCGCAATGGCAATACTGGTCTATCTCCGGAACTGGCATCATTTTTAGATGCGGGAGATCCGCCAATTGTCTTTACTTTGGGAAGTTCCGCTGTATGGGTTGCTGACGAGTTTTACGTCGAAAGTGCCAAAGCTACCTTAAAGTTGGGTCATCGGGCTGTATTGCTGGTTGGCAAAGATAAACCCTACCTGCCAAAAGAGTTGCAATCTAAGGATATTGCTGTTTTTGACTACGCTCCCTACTCGGAACTGTTTCACCGGGCTGCTGCTATTGTGCATCAAGGAGGCGTGGGGACAACTGCACAGGTGTTGCGTTCCGGTCGCCCGATGTTGGTGGTACCCTTTAGTAACGACCAACCAGACAATGCAGCACGTATTACTCGTTTAGGAGTCGGACGGACTATCGATCGCGATCGCTACACAGCTTCTCGTGCAGCTAAGGAACTCGATCACCTGTTGCGCGAACCTCGCTACCAAGCTAAAGCCGCAGAAGTTGGCACTAAGGTACAGGCAGAAAATGGGGTCAAGGTTGCCTGCGATGCGATTGAAGCACAATTGAAAAAAGATAAGAATCCTACGTTTCATCGTGTGTCCGCCTCGCCTGTTTAA
- a CDS encoding MG2 domain-containing protein, with protein MRFLVVVALVLAIAGCGVINLSGNDLLPAVPSLPTPQLPDWIEQISPTGEAEPLSQILIRFKEAVIPVESLDSPNQQEKLQKFEIIPPLPGQFRFLTPRMVGFQADKALPKSTRVRVTLKAGLADLKNHRLDKDLAWTFNTETIKLTNLPNTNSENPDEQAIDLKPTLKFNSNVELDIASIQEHSQLIPEGKNKGVRLKVDLEKDATPADNEQPQDKFDPSNRTWTYTLVPQQTLLKATRYRLQFSPGLRPARGNLLTAMPIVSKVATYSPLKFEKIQYYGQSDAGGTYGRFVKGSPQLQFNNGIVADSAIENITINPAPKQAPKLIQAADGDNLVSLNPWALEPATNYTITIGAIKDKFGQTLDKPVALKYETGDVAGDIWVPSSLNIFPAGKDLQLNISTTNLPESKYKAAYRVVQPTDLVYSDSAYPRGEGNDLLPNPNSWQSFKVSGKKNQSIDVTVPLREKLGNATGMLAYGVQARTNRYLENNKQQWRESTNYGMVQLTNLGVFTQWFPESGFVRVHHLSDGSPVVAARLEIYESKLEAKSRPQPTPCATGETDQNGTLLLNRQNLQQCLGGNTGFEKEPKLLVIARENQDWAFTRTEEYSGAYGYGIDSGWDDGKPQSRGVIFSDRQLYKPGEKAAFTGFAYYLENGSIKQDKNASYKVTVLNPDGQKTDLGTQSTNEFGTFSLELPLRNNQPLGYYSIQAKGKNSREISGDFRVAEFKPPNFKVELNLDKEFAIGEQQVEAKAASNYLFGSPVEGGKAQYYVTRSQADFKPKGWEQFSFGRQWFWPEESPTVASDVLQSNQVLDGGGKSSQIVKIAKDLPYPMIYRVDVQVADVSNLSVSDSKTFTVLPSARLIGLSSNFVADALQPFPVQVIVTDATGKAIAGQRVRVQLQQIKYSSVTRVVEGSNTAKNQVEYKTVGEVEVKSGNSPQSVSLTPTESGSYRIRANFADSKDEVTATDLQIWATGDNAVNWGERESDRVEVKLDKDTYKPGEIATALIQSPYPEAELYFAVVRDKPLYKTITKVKGGAPQIKFQVTPEMLPNAAVEAVLVRQGANINQVDLGNLKNLMRIGFAPFKTNLDDKYLKIVETVNAPSLQPGAEQTVQLELKDATGNPVKGQFTVMAVNEAVLQLSGYHPPDLVKTVYAEQSISTRFSDNRQNVVVQPNQLAKPKGWGYGGGQSAGAASTRIRKDFQALAYYNSVVTDESGRASVTFKLPDDLTTWRVMAVATDGNLRFGNAETTFITTKPLLSNPILPQFARPGDRLEVGLSVTNNTQQTGNLAINGVVGGSLQFADNHRGIQTKAESGTRAYRFPIVAGSAGESQVKFTTQLNGISDAFEVPLQVKPLEITEQVVESGTIPPNPPSKRGGEVKIPVNVDKNVVPDAGGLEISLASTLIPEITAPAKQVLQDEQLPFLEPAASQLAIASSLQSLSEKYGNFKQFNPSQQAATAILKLQKLQQADGGFAAFPGQEKSDPFVTPYAAQALAKASQAGLTVDSRMMSRLKSYLKKILAAPGQNDLCSQECKNQLRLKALIALSELGEKRNDFLADIYAQRSQFDLVTQIKLARYLSGFPEWQEESQTLWNQLQENIYQTGRTATINLPQGLSWLSSPTTAQAEALRLAISQKSKLETLDRLVQSLLGLRRDGTWPNTYDNAQALTALVEYTQLQPTPPNFAATVKLASQNLGSAQFKGYTNPSQDIKVPMAQLPRSRHDLILQKSGQGTLHYLVAYRYRLQGNQPGRFNGLRVVREIRRVSQEKILQKQGLYAEDEPLTVEAGQVFDIGLEIIADRPVDRVVITDHLPAGFEAVDASFQTSGVNVRSQSDNFGFKTIYSDRIVAYSDRLEPGVYSLHYLVRSVTPGTFLWPGAEVHLQYAPEEFGRTASSTLKVSQPK; from the coding sequence ATGCGGTTTCTGGTTGTCGTAGCACTCGTATTAGCTATCGCTGGATGCGGCGTGATTAATCTCTCTGGAAATGACCTACTTCCAGCCGTTCCATCTTTACCCACTCCGCAATTACCAGATTGGATTGAGCAAATTAGTCCGACTGGGGAAGCTGAACCTCTAAGCCAAATCTTGATCCGGTTTAAAGAGGCTGTAATTCCAGTGGAGAGTCTTGATAGTCCAAATCAGCAGGAAAAACTGCAAAAGTTTGAAATTATACCGCCTTTGCCGGGGCAATTTCGATTTTTGACACCGCGAATGGTGGGATTTCAGGCAGATAAAGCACTGCCAAAATCAACGCGAGTTAGAGTCACCCTCAAGGCAGGTTTAGCGGATCTAAAAAATCATCGTCTGGATAAAGATTTGGCTTGGACTTTCAATACTGAAACGATTAAACTAACTAATTTACCTAACACTAATAGTGAAAATCCCGATGAGCAAGCTATTGATTTAAAGCCAACCCTGAAATTTAACTCAAATGTGGAATTGGATATTGCTTCAATACAAGAACATTCGCAGCTAATTCCAGAAGGTAAGAATAAGGGCGTGCGGCTCAAAGTTGACTTGGAAAAAGATGCAACTCCAGCGGATAATGAGCAGCCGCAGGATAAATTTGACCCTTCAAATCGCACCTGGACGTATACTTTAGTACCGCAACAAACTCTCTTAAAGGCAACTCGTTACCGCTTACAGTTTTCTCCCGGTTTGCGTCCGGCGCGTGGTAATTTGCTTACTGCAATGCCAATTGTCAGTAAAGTAGCAACCTACTCGCCGCTGAAATTTGAAAAAATCCAATATTACGGACAGTCGGATGCAGGCGGAACCTACGGGCGGTTTGTGAAAGGTAGCCCACAACTGCAATTTAATAACGGCATTGTTGCAGATTCAGCTATAGAGAACATTACCATAAATCCTGCACCAAAACAAGCTCCTAAACTGATTCAAGCGGCGGATGGGGATAATTTGGTTAGCCTCAATCCTTGGGCTTTGGAACCTGCTACAAATTATACAATTACCATTGGTGCCATCAAAGATAAGTTTGGGCAAACTTTGGATAAACCAGTGGCCCTGAAATATGAAACAGGCGATGTAGCTGGGGATATTTGGGTGCCTTCCAGCTTGAATATTTTTCCCGCAGGTAAAGATTTACAACTGAATATTTCTACAACAAATTTGCCGGAATCGAAGTATAAAGCAGCTTATCGAGTAGTTCAACCAACAGATTTAGTTTATAGCGATTCTGCTTATCCGAGAGGAGAGGGAAACGATTTATTGCCTAATCCCAATTCTTGGCAAAGCTTCAAGGTATCGGGTAAGAAAAATCAGTCTATTGATGTTACTGTTCCTTTGCGAGAAAAATTGGGTAACGCTACGGGAATGTTAGCTTATGGCGTTCAGGCGCGAACTAATCGCTACTTAGAAAATAATAAGCAGCAATGGCGCGAATCGACGAATTATGGAATGGTGCAATTAACTAATTTGGGTGTATTTACACAGTGGTTTCCAGAGTCAGGTTTCGTCAGAGTGCATCATCTTTCTGATGGTTCTCCTGTAGTAGCTGCACGCCTTGAGATTTATGAATCAAAGTTGGAAGCAAAATCTCGTCCTCAACCTACGCCTTGTGCAACTGGCGAAACTGATCAAAATGGTACGCTGTTGTTAAATCGTCAGAATTTGCAGCAGTGCTTGGGTGGAAATACTGGCTTTGAGAAAGAACCGAAATTGTTAGTAATTGCTCGTGAAAATCAAGATTGGGCATTTACCCGGACAGAGGAATATAGCGGTGCTTATGGCTATGGTATTGATTCTGGCTGGGATGATGGTAAGCCACAATCGCGGGGGGTAATTTTCTCAGATAGACAGCTTTATAAACCTGGGGAAAAGGCGGCATTTACTGGTTTTGCTTACTATTTAGAAAATGGCAGTATCAAGCAGGACAAAAATGCTAGTTATAAAGTAACGGTATTAAATCCAGATGGTCAAAAGACAGATTTAGGCACTCAAAGCACAAATGAATTTGGCACGTTTTCCCTGGAATTGCCCTTGCGAAATAATCAGCCTCTCGGCTATTATTCCATTCAAGCTAAAGGTAAAAATAGTAGGGAAATTTCTGGCGACTTTCGGGTTGCTGAATTCAAACCACCCAATTTTAAGGTTGAGTTAAATTTAGACAAAGAATTTGCTATAGGTGAGCAACAAGTTGAAGCGAAAGCTGCTAGTAATTATCTGTTTGGTTCGCCTGTGGAAGGAGGGAAAGCTCAATATTATGTCACTAGGTCGCAAGCTGATTTTAAACCGAAAGGGTGGGAGCAATTCTCTTTCGGGCGACAGTGGTTTTGGCCGGAGGAAAGTCCTACTGTCGCCAGCGATGTGCTGCAATCAAATCAGGTGTTAGATGGTGGCGGGAAGAGTAGTCAAATTGTCAAAATTGCTAAGGATTTGCCTTACCCGATGATTTATCGGGTGGATGTGCAAGTTGCGGATGTTTCTAATCTGTCTGTCTCTGATTCTAAAACGTTTACGGTATTGCCGAGCGCTCGCTTAATCGGACTTTCCAGCAATTTCGTTGCTGATGCTCTTCAACCTTTCCCCGTCCAGGTTATCGTCACCGATGCTACCGGAAAAGCGATCGCAGGTCAACGGGTGCGCGTCCAACTGCAACAAATAAAGTACAGCAGTGTCACGCGAGTAGTGGAAGGCAGCAATACTGCTAAAAATCAGGTTGAATATAAGACGGTAGGAGAAGTAGAGGTAAAATCGGGAAATAGTCCTCAATCTGTCTCGCTGACTCCGACAGAATCCGGTTCTTATCGGATTCGCGCCAACTTTGCTGATTCTAAAGACGAAGTAACCGCCACAGATTTACAGATTTGGGCAACTGGCGACAACGCGGTAAACTGGGGAGAAAGAGAAAGCGATCGCGTAGAAGTAAAACTCGACAAAGACACCTACAAACCCGGTGAAATTGCTACAGCTTTAATCCAGTCTCCCTATCCGGAAGCAGAATTATACTTTGCAGTTGTCCGCGACAAACCTCTTTATAAAACAATTACCAAAGTTAAAGGTGGTGCGCCGCAAATTAAATTCCAAGTGACACCAGAAATGCTGCCAAATGCAGCAGTAGAGGCTGTCTTGGTTCGACAAGGCGCTAATATAAACCAGGTGGATTTGGGAAATCTGAAAAACTTGATGCGAATTGGTTTTGCACCTTTCAAAACCAACTTGGACGACAAGTATTTAAAAATTGTCGAGACGGTGAATGCACCATCTTTACAACCCGGTGCAGAACAAACAGTACAACTAGAATTGAAGGATGCTACCGGAAACCCAGTAAAAGGACAATTTACTGTAATGGCGGTGAATGAGGCGGTGTTGCAATTGAGTGGATACCATCCGCCGGATTTGGTAAAAACTGTTTATGCAGAGCAGTCTATTTCTACTCGCTTCAGCGATAATCGTCAGAATGTAGTAGTCCAACCCAATCAATTAGCTAAACCCAAAGGCTGGGGTTATGGCGGGGGACAATCAGCAGGCGCAGCAAGTACGCGCATCCGCAAGGATTTCCAAGCTTTAGCTTACTACAATAGCGTCGTCACAGATGAAAGTGGACGAGCTAGCGTGACTTTTAAGTTACCAGATGACTTGACGACTTGGCGGGTCATGGCTGTTGCTACTGATGGAAATTTGCGCTTTGGGAACGCTGAGACGACGTTTATCACAACTAAACCGTTGCTGTCTAATCCTATATTGCCGCAGTTTGCGCGTCCAGGCGATCGCTTGGAAGTTGGTTTATCTGTCACTAACAACACCCAACAAACAGGAAATTTGGCGATTAACGGTGTTGTCGGCGGTTCCTTACAGTTTGCAGACAATCATCGCGGGATACAAACCAAAGCAGAATCTGGAACTCGCGCCTATCGCTTTCCTATAGTTGCAGGTAGTGCAGGCGAATCTCAGGTGAAGTTTACCACGCAGTTGAACGGTATATCTGATGCTTTTGAAGTGCCTTTGCAGGTGAAGCCGTTAGAAATTACTGAACAGGTTGTAGAGTCGGGAACGATCCCCCCTAACCCCCCTTCAAAAAGGGGGGGAGAGGTGAAGATTCCTGTGAATGTTGATAAAAATGTTGTTCCTGATGCGGGAGGTTTGGAGATTTCCCTAGCTAGTACGCTGATACCGGAAATTACCGCACCAGCGAAACAAGTTTTGCAGGATGAACAATTACCTTTCTTGGAACCTGCGGCGAGTCAGTTAGCGATCGCATCCAGCTTACAATCTCTTTCTGAAAAATATGGGAATTTCAAACAATTTAACCCCAGCCAGCAAGCAGCTACAGCTATTTTAAAGTTGCAAAAACTCCAGCAGGCTGATGGTGGTTTTGCTGCTTTCCCCGGACAAGAGAAATCAGATCCTTTTGTGACTCCCTACGCCGCACAAGCTTTGGCTAAAGCCTCTCAAGCAGGATTGACAGTAGATTCTCGAATGATGTCTCGGCTGAAATCCTACTTAAAGAAAATCCTAGCAGCTCCCGGTCAAAATGATTTGTGTTCTCAAGAATGCAAAAATCAGTTGCGACTAAAAGCCCTGATAGCATTATCAGAACTGGGAGAAAAACGCAATGACTTTTTAGCAGATATCTATGCACAACGCAGTCAATTTGATTTAGTTACTCAGATTAAACTGGCGCGTTACTTATCTGGGTTTCCAGAGTGGCAAGAAGAATCGCAAACTCTATGGAATCAATTGCAGGAGAATATCTATCAAACAGGTCGTACAGCTACAATAAATCTTCCCCAAGGCTTATCGTGGCTAAGTTCGCCAACAACTGCACAAGCTGAAGCTTTACGTCTTGCTATTTCTCAAAAGAGTAAGCTTGAAACTTTGGATCGCCTAGTGCAAAGTCTTCTGGGACTGCGGCGCGATGGCACTTGGCCGAATACTTATGATAACGCCCAAGCATTGACAGCTTTGGTGGAATACACTCAACTCCAGCCAACACCGCCTAATTTTGCCGCCACTGTGAAACTAGCTTCGCAAAATTTAGGTTCAGCTCAGTTTAAAGGTTACACCAACCCCAGCCAGGATATTAAAGTGCCAATGGCACAGTTACCGCGATCGCGCCACGACCTGATTCTGCAAAAATCTGGTCAGGGTACGCTACACTACCTTGTTGCTTATCGCTATCGCCTACAGGGAAATCAGCCGGGGAGATTCAATGGTTTGCGAGTGGTGCGGGAAATTCGTCGGGTTAGCCAAGAAAAAATCTTGCAAAAACAAGGTCTTTATGCTGAGGATGAGCCGTTGACTGTGGAAGCGGGACAGGTGTTTGATATTGGTTTGGAGATTATCGCCGATCGTCCTGTGGATCGGGTTGTGATTACCGATCATCTCCCGGCGGGGTTTGAGGCGGTGGATGCCAGTTTCCAGACTAGCGGTGTCAACGTGCGATCACAGTCCGATAACTTTGGCTTCAAGACAATTTATAGCGATCGCATTGTCGCTTATAGCGATCGCCTTGAACCTGGAGTTTACAGCCTGCACTACCTCGTCCGTTCCGTCACCCCAGGCACGTTCCTCTGGCCCGGTGCAGAAGTTCATCTGCAATATGCTCCCGAAGAGTTTGGACGCACTGCTTCTTCTACATTGAAGGTGTCCCAACCGAAGTAA
- a CDS encoding EAL domain-containing protein, with translation MIKPQLASNQKVKLETNPQPRIIDANMSLVPRQFSPKQAEALQSLARQIVAQQELRRDLARLTYAPPHQEVEKLGRFFTLSEERLRLLESVVVNANDGIVITKAEPMEEPLGPKIVYVNEAFTRMTGYSLEEVVGRTPRFLQGPKTERSQLDKIRQAISRWESVRAELINYHKDGSQFWVELNIVPLADSSGWFTHMLAVQRDITERKAAEEELRSHACASAVIAQLGQRALSGTSLDKLMDEAITIVAQTLEVKYCMVLELMAGGNAFFLRAGVGWQEGFVGSAKVGAHDRSQAGYTLLTGKPVIVEDLRIETRFSGTPLLHNHRVISGMSVIIHGQGEPFGVLSVHTTTHRKFTEDDVHFLQAVANVLAAAQERQQAEEALRESEERYALAVRGSNEGLWDWNLKTETVYFSPRWKSMLGCQEDEISDSPQEWFNRVHPEDFYRVKATLDAHLEGLTQHFEKEYRMLHKDGNYRWMLCRGLAIRDADGKGYRMAGSQTDITDRKVAEEQLIYDAFHDPLTGLPNRALFMDRLGQAIARSRRQPEYQFAVLFLDLDRFKVVNDSLGHVTGDSLLIAIANRLQICLREGDTVARLGGDEFVLLLEDVCDLSFPIAIAQRIQEELRTPFNLDRHEVVVTASIGITLSGGQMSDGSSGIQNVCPYPGDILRDADIALYRAKALGKARYEVFTTAMHAHAVARLHLENDLRRALPENSEFSINTPLTQNSKNQAQKSKLLLHYQPIVSLATGKLAGFEALVRLSHPMRGLVSPIEFIPVAEETGLIVPMGIWILREACRQMHLWQLEFPDLAPLTMSVNLSGKQFSQPDLTEQIKQILEETELPAHCLKLEITETVVMENAAAATAMLQQLSNSGIRLSIDDFGTGYSSLSYLHRFPLNTLKIDRSFVKGMRGEGEDSEIVKTILTLAHNLGLDAIAEGIETADQLEKLRSLNCEFGQGYFFSKPLDSNAAGLFIASNLDNNY, from the coding sequence ATGATAAAACCACAACTAGCTAGTAATCAAAAAGTTAAACTAGAGACAAATCCCCAACCTCGTATCATTGATGCCAATATGAGCCTAGTGCCGCGCCAGTTCAGCCCAAAACAGGCAGAGGCACTGCAAAGTTTAGCACGTCAGATCGTTGCCCAACAAGAATTACGCCGCGATTTGGCCCGTTTGACCTATGCCCCGCCACACCAAGAAGTAGAAAAATTAGGACGTTTCTTCACGCTTTCTGAGGAGCGCCTGCGCCTACTAGAGTCAGTGGTGGTCAACGCTAATGATGGGATTGTAATTACCAAAGCCGAACCGATGGAGGAGCCGCTTGGCCCTAAGATTGTCTATGTCAATGAAGCCTTTACCAGGATGACAGGTTATAGCCTGGAAGAGGTTGTTGGCAGGACTCCCCGGTTTTTGCAAGGGCCAAAGACCGAGCGATCGCAACTAGACAAAATACGTCAGGCTATTTCGCGCTGGGAGTCAGTCAGAGCCGAGTTAATCAATTACCACAAAGACGGTTCGCAATTTTGGGTAGAGCTGAATATCGTGCCACTGGCAGATAGTAGCGGTTGGTTCACCCATATGCTGGCGGTGCAACGCGATATCACTGAACGCAAAGCCGCTGAAGAAGAACTAAGATCCCATGCGTGTGCCTCAGCAGTGATAGCGCAACTCGGTCAACGGGCGCTTTCTGGCACGAGTCTTGACAAGCTGATGGATGAAGCCATCACCATTGTTGCCCAAACCTTGGAAGTGAAGTATTGCATGGTTTTGGAACTGATGGCGGGAGGTAATGCTTTCTTTCTCAGAGCGGGTGTCGGTTGGCAGGAAGGGTTTGTCGGGTCTGCAAAAGTAGGCGCTCACGACCGTTCCCAGGCAGGATATACGCTGCTGACAGGGAAGCCAGTCATTGTCGAAGACCTCCGCATCGAAACGCGCTTTTCTGGAACACCATTGCTGCACAACCACCGGGTCATCAGCGGCATGAGTGTGATTATTCATGGTCAAGGCGAACCTTTTGGGGTGTTGAGCGTTCACACGACGACTCACCGAAAGTTTACTGAAGATGACGTACATTTCTTGCAAGCTGTTGCGAATGTTTTGGCGGCAGCTCAGGAGCGCCAGCAAGCAGAAGAGGCGCTGCGGGAAAGTGAGGAGCGCTATGCGCTGGCGGTTCGTGGCAGCAATGAGGGACTGTGGGACTGGAACCTGAAAACAGAAACAGTCTATTTTTCACCCCGCTGGAAATCCATGTTGGGTTGCCAAGAAGACGAAATTAGCGACAGTCCCCAAGAGTGGTTTAACCGGGTGCATCCGGAAGACTTTTATCGAGTCAAAGCAACACTGGACGCGCATCTGGAAGGGCTGACTCAGCACTTCGAGAAAGAGTATCGGATGTTGCATAAAGATGGAAACTACCGCTGGATGCTCTGTCGGGGGCTAGCTATTCGAGATGCCGATGGGAAAGGGTATCGGATGGCTGGATCGCAGACTGATATTACAGACCGGAAGGTGGCTGAGGAACAGTTGATTTATGATGCGTTTCACGATCCGCTGACTGGTTTGCCAAATCGAGCATTGTTTATGGATCGGCTGGGACAAGCGATCGCGCGATCTAGAAGACAGCCAGAGTATCAGTTTGCAGTTTTATTTCTGGATCTGGATCGGTTTAAAGTGGTCAATGACAGCCTGGGTCATGTTACAGGCGATTCTCTGCTAATTGCGATCGCAAATCGTCTGCAAATTTGCCTGCGGGAAGGCGATACGGTGGCGCGGCTTGGGGGCGATGAATTTGTCCTCTTGTTGGAGGATGTTTGCGATCTCAGCTTTCCGATTGCGATCGCCCAACGCATCCAAGAGGAACTGCGGACACCTTTTAATCTCGATAGGCATGAGGTAGTTGTTACCGCCAGCATTGGCATTACTCTGAGTGGCGGCCAGATGAGCGATGGCTCATCCGGCATCCAGAATGTATGTCCCTATCCCGGAGACATTCTGCGCGACGCTGATATCGCCTTGTATCGCGCCAAAGCTCTCGGCAAAGCCCGCTACGAGGTGTTTACCACCGCCATGCACGCCCATGCTGTGGCTCGCTTGCATTTAGAAAATGACCTCAGACGCGCCCTTCCAGAAAATTCTGAATTCTCAATTAATACTCCATTAACTCAAAATTCAAAAAACCAAGCTCAGAAATCAAAACTCTTGCTGCACTACCAGCCAATTGTCTCCTTAGCCACTGGCAAACTTGCTGGCTTTGAGGCATTGGTGCGGTTGTCTCACCCGATGCGCGGCTTAGTTTCTCCAATTGAATTTATCCCCGTCGCTGAAGAAACTGGTTTAATTGTGCCTATGGGAATCTGGATTTTGCGGGAAGCTTGTCGTCAGATGCACCTCTGGCAACTAGAATTTCCTGACTTAGCGCCGTTAACCATGAGCGTCAATTTATCCGGCAAACAGTTTTCCCAACCCGATTTAACTGAACAAATTAAGCAAATTCTTGAGGAAACCGAGTTACCAGCCCATTGTCTGAAACTGGAGATTACTGAAACTGTGGTGATGGAAAATGCCGCCGCTGCTACCGCGATGCTTCAGCAACTAAGTAACTCTGGAATTCGGTTAAGTATTGATGATTTTGGCACAGGATATTCTTCTTTAAGCTACCTGCACCGTTTCCCCCTCAATACTCTAAAAATTGACCGTTCCTTTGTTAAGGGTA